Proteins from a genomic interval of Prionailurus viverrinus isolate Anna chromosome F2, UM_Priviv_1.0, whole genome shotgun sequence:
- the DCSTAMP gene encoding dendritic cell-specific transmembrane protein has product MGVFTSGANIFLGLWGIYVSPRSPGWMDFIQHLGVCSFVALISVGLLSMAFSGCLSTFIAFSSSWMVTCVLLCCSKHARCFILLFFLSCGLREGRNALIAAGTGIIILGHVENIFHNFKGLLDSMTCNLRAKSFSIHFPLLKKYIEAIQWIYGLATHLSLFDDLISWNQTLAVSLFSPSQALEAQLNDTKGQVLGVLYQMVTATEVLSSLGRQLLALAGLLLVLLGTGLFMKRFLDPCGWKFENIFITKQFVRFDEMERQLQRPCVLPLNKKERKKYVVIPSFWPSPKERKNLGLFFLPILTHLYIWVLFAAIDYLLYQLIFSVGKHFQGLPGLEVHLKLHREEQGTQDIIHDSSFNISLFEPTCIPEPKLLLSKTWVPLSIILVILVVLGLLSSILTQLKILVSASFYPTVQTERVRHLHVKLLRKRAKQALGGGNSKQNLYFTKIHFWLPVLKMIRKKPMGIAGEDNP; this is encoded by the exons ATGGGTGTCTTTACCTCAGGCGCTAATATCTTCCTAGGTCTCTGGGGGATATATGTGTCTCCAAGAAGCCCTGGATGGATGGACTTTATCCAACATTTGGGAGTGTGCTCTTTTGTTGCTCTCATTTcagtgggcctcttgtctatggcCTTTTCCGGGTGTCTGTCCACATTCATAGCCTTTAGCTCCTCCTGGATGGTCACTTGTGTTCTGCTTTGCTGCTCCAAGCATGCACGATGTTtcattctcctcttcttcctttcctgtggCCTGCGGGAGGGCAGGAATGCTTTGATTGCAGCTGGCACAGGGATAATAATCTTAGGACAcgtggaaaatatttttcataacttCAAAGGTCTCCTGGACAGTATGACTTGCAACCTAAGGGCCAAGAGCTTTTCCATACATTTTccacttttgaaaaaatatattgaagCCATTCAGTGGATTTATGGCCTTGCCACTCACCTAAGTCTATTTGATGACCTTATTTCTTGGAACCAGACTCTGGCAGTCTCTCTTTTCAGTCCCAGCCAAGCCCTGGAGGCACAGCTAAATGACACCAAAGGCCAAGTCCTGGGTGTCTTGTACCAGATGGTGACGGCAACAGAGGTATTGTCCTCCCTGGGACGGCAGCTCCTTGCCCTAGCAGGGCTTTTGCTGGTCCTACTTGGCACTGGCCTCTTCATGAAGCGATTTTTGGACCCTTGTGGTTGGaagtttgaaaatatcttcatcACTAAACAATTTGTTCGGTTCGATGAAATGGAGAGGCAACTACAGAGGCCCTGTGTCCTCCCACTGaataagaaggaaaggaagaaatacgTTGTCATCCCATCTTTCTGGCCGTCTCCTAAAGAGAGGAAGAACCTGGGGCTGTTTTTCCTCCCCATTCTCACCCACCTCTACATCTGGGTGCTCTTTGCAGCCATAGATTATCTTCTGTATCAGCTCATTTTCTCAGTGGGCAAACATTTCCAAGGCTTGCCAGGGCTGGAGGTCCACCTGAAACTGCACAGAGAG gaGCAAGGAACTCAAGACATCATACATGACTCTTCCTTTAACATATCTCTGTTTGAACCCACCTGCATCCCCGAGCCAAAGCTCCTTCTGTCTAAGACCTGGGTTCCTCTCAGCATTATTCTTGTGATACTAGTGGTGCTGGGACTGCTGTCCTCCATCCTGACGCAGCTTAAAATCCTGGTGTCCGCGTCCTTCTACCCCACCGTGCAGACGGAGCGCGTCCGGCACCTGCATGTGAAGCTCCTGAGGAAGAGGGCAAAGCAGGCACTGGGAGGAGGAAACAGTAAACAGAATCTCTACTTTACAAAG ATTCACTTCTGGCTTCCAGTCCTGAAAATGATCAGGAAGAAACCAATGGGCATTGCAGGTGAAGACAATCCATGA